One part of the Mariniblastus fucicola genome encodes these proteins:
- the ilvN gene encoding acetolactate synthase small subunit produces the protein MPQTIDTAESQVSTFSRPDRHTLSIRTKNEPGVLMRICQVFARRGFNIDSLVVAESRDSNFARMTIGMTGAPEGLEQIIKQVNKLIDVIHCFEHTSDDSVSKEMVMAKFLVPKEERTDAINIIEHFDGKTIDLTHTSIIAMIIGESAIIDSAIEMLSQFEIIETVRTGQVVMARGELET, from the coding sequence ATGCCACAAACGATCGACACTGCGGAATCGCAAGTTTCAACTTTCTCACGACCTGACCGTCACACTCTCTCAATCAGAACGAAGAATGAACCCGGCGTTCTGATGCGGATTTGCCAGGTGTTTGCCCGGCGAGGTTTTAACATTGACTCACTGGTCGTTGCTGAAAGCCGCGACAGCAATTTTGCCAGAATGACGATCGGCATGACCGGTGCTCCGGAAGGTTTGGAACAGATCATCAAGCAAGTCAACAAGCTGATTGATGTCATCCATTGCTTCGAGCACACTTCGGACGATTCGGTCTCCAAGGAGATGGTGATGGCGAAGTTTTTGGTGCCGAAAGAAGAGCGCACCGACGCGATCAACATCATCGAACATTTCGACGGCAAGACGATCGATCTGACTCACACTTCGATTATCGCCATGATCATTGGCGAGTCAGCCATCATCGATTCGGCGATCGAGATGCTTTCTCAGTTCGAAATCATCGAAACCGTTCGCACCGGCCAAGTGGTCATGGCTCGCGGCGAACTTGAGACCTAA